The genomic region TTTATGTCCAACCACCACATTCTCTTTGAGTCCGCGGAGGAAGTCTTTCTTAGCTTCAATAGAAGCCTGTGTAAGTACCTTGGTAGTTTCCTGGAAGGAAGCTGCTGATAACCAGCTGTCGGTTGAAAGGGCAGCTCTTGTAATACCCAACAGAATTGGCTTGGAAATAGCCGGTTCTGCTTCACGGGTTTCAAGCTCTTCTTTTCCGTCTTTAATAAGCTGATTATTTTGATCTCTTACTTCACGACGATCAAGGATGGTGCCTTTCTTAAGTTCGCTGCCACCCGGATTGGTTACTACAAATTTACCAATCAACTCATCGTTTCGGTCGTTCACTTCAAAGCGATCCACTTTATCTCCTTCAAGGAACATCGTGTCGCCGGGATCAGTGATTTCCACCTTCTGCATCATGGTGCGTACAATCACTTCAATGTGCTTGTCATTGATTTTCACACCCTGTAGTCGGTAAACCTCCTGAATTTCATTCACGAGATATGACTGTACTGCATAAGGACCGAGAATATTCAGAATATCCTGGGCGGGGATGGTACCGTCAGAAAGTGGCTGACCTGCTTTCACAAAATCATTGGATTGAACCAAGATATGTTTACTCAGCGAGATCAGGTATTTCTTCTCATCGGTTCCATCTTTGGATTTCACAAATACCTCTTGTGAACCACGCTTACGTCCACCCATTTCCACGATACCGTCAATTTCAGAAACAACGGCAGGTTCACTTGGGGAACGTGCTTCAAACAATTCAGTAATACGCGGCAGACCGGCAGTAATATCCTTCGATTTAGAAGCTACACGCGGAATCTTCGCGATTACCTGTCCGGCCTCTACTTTCGCACCGTCTTCTACTGCAATGTGAGTATCAACCGGAAGTGTACTTTCCCGGATTCGGTCTTTAGTTCCTTTAATCACAAGGGTTGGTACCAGCGAGCGATCTTTGGAATCCGTAATTACTTTTTCACGGTGACCTGTTTGGGCATCGGTATCATCCGAGGAAGTTACTCCATCGATGATATCCTTATACTCCACGGTACCGTCAATTTCAGAAAAGATCAGAGCATTATATGGATCCCACTTACAGAGCACAGCTCCTTTAGGAACCACATCGCCTTCTTCAACCAACATTTCAGAGCCATAAGGCACATTGTAGTTGATAAGTACTTTTCCTTCATCGTTCACAATTTTGATTTCACCCGCACGGGAAAGAACTACATTATGATCTTCCTCACCGTCGTTGTAAACCACAACGCGAACGTTTTCAAATTCAACTTTACCTTCAAATTTGGTTTTGTGCTGAGATTCAGCTTCCAAACGAGAAGCTGTACCACCCACGTGGAAAGTACGAAGCGTAAGCTGAGTACCCGGCTCACCGATAGATTGAGCGGCAATAACTCCTACAGCCTCACCTTTCTCAACTACAGTTCCTCGAGCAAGGTCACGTCCGTAACACTTGGCACATACTCCGCGAGGAGTTTCACAAGTAAGTACAGAACGGATCTCAACTTCATCAATCGATGTTTCGGCAATCTTCTGAGCTACCGTTTCATCAATAACTTGATTTGCCTCACAAATTTGTTCGTCCGAAATCGGATCGTAAATATCGTGAAGAGATACACGTCCAAGAATACGATCTTCCAGACTTTCAATGATATCCTCATTGTCTTTCAGAGCCGTCATCTTAATACCACGAAGGGTACCGCAATCTCTTTCATTGATAATCACATCTTGAGAAACATCAACCAAACGGCGAGTCAGGTAACCGGCATCAGCTGTTTTAAGCGCTGTATCGGCCAAACCTTTACGAGCACCGTGAGTAGAAATAAAGTACTCAAGAACCGTCAGTCCCTCTTTAAAAGAGGACAAAATTGGGTTCTCAATAACTTCATTACCCTGCTGCATAGAACTTTTCTGAGGCTTAGCCATCAGGCCACGCATACCGCCTAACTGACGAATCTGCTCTTTAGAACCACGAGCACCGGAATCCGCCATCATGTATACCGGATTAAATCCGTTGCGGTCGTTTTGCAGTGCCGTAAACAATGTCTCAGATACCCGGTTTGTGGTACTTGTCCACTTATCGATTACCTGGTTATAACGTTCGTTATCGGTAATAAAGCCCATCTCATAACGACCCTGAACATCGGTCACCTCTGATTTGGCTTTGTCAATCAGTTTACCTTTTTCATCAGGAATGATGATATCATCAAGACTGAAAGATAAACCGCCAATAGTGGCTTCCTCATATCCAAGTTTTTTCATGTCATCAAGGAACCTGGCTGTTTTAGCCGTTCCTACAACACCATGAATTTCTCCAATGAGATTTCTCAGTTCTTTCTTACCAAGAGTCTTGTTAATGAATGGAATTTCTTTCGGTACGATCTCATTAAAAATGACTCGGCCGGTTGAAGTTTTAATTACTTCATATTCCGTTTCTCCTTCCTCATTTACTACAGGAATTCGAACATTAATTTTTGCATGTCCGTCAATTTGGCCCTGATCGAAAGCAACCAATACTTCTTCCGGAGAAGAGAATGTTTTGCCTTCACCTTTACGTCCATCATCCGGCTTGGTGAGATAGTATAGTCCCAAAATCATATCCTGGGAAGGAACCGCGATCGGGCCTCCGTTTGCAGGACTTAAAATATTGTGAGAACCTAACATCAATACTGATGCTTCAATAACAGCATCGTGGCTCAATGGAAGGTGAACAGCCATTTGGTCACCGTCAAAGTCAGCGTTAAACGCTGTACATGCGAGCGGGTGTAATCGGATAGCTTTTTCCTCGATCAATACCGGCTGAAATGCCTGTATACCCAACCTGTGCAATGTCGGTGCACGGTTAAGCATTACGGGGTGTCCGTCAATTACATTTTCAAGGACTTCCCAAACCACGGCATCACGTCGATCTACTACCTTCTTCGCGCTCTTAACCGTCTTCACATATCCACGCTCAATTAAGCGGCGAATAATGAATGGCTTGTAGAGCTCAACCGCCATTTCTTTCGGCAAACCACACTCGTGCATTTTCAGCTCGGGGCCTACCACAATTACAGAACGACCGGAATAGTCAACACGCTTACCAAGAAGGTTTTGACGGAAACGGCCACTCTTACCTTTCAGCATATCGCTGAGAGATTTCAGAGGTCGGTTGTTGTTACGTACTGCGTTTGATTTTCTTGAGTTATCGTAGAGTGAATCAACCGCTTCCTGCAACATGCGTTTCTCGTTACGGAGAATCACATCAGGAGCTTTAATATCAATCAATCGCTTAAGACGATTGTTACGGATAATTACACGACGATATAAGTCATTCAGGTCGGATGTTGCAAAACGTCCACCTTCCAAAGGTACCAGCGGACGAAGTTCCGGTGGAATTACCGGGATTACACCCTGCACCATCCACTCGGGACGGTTTTCGGTATGCTGGTTAGCAGCACGGAATGACTCTATTACCTGAAGACGCTTCAGTTTCTTTTTCTTGCGCATTTGTGAAGTTTCGTTCTTCACCTCATAGCGCAACTGATAAGCTAATTCATCCAAGTCGAGATCACTGAGCAATGCCTGCAGGGCATCCGCACCTTCTTTAACGATGAACTTATCGTCATCATCGTCATCAAGCTCTTGGTTTTCTTCGGGTAATTGTTCTAAAATATCCCATTTCTCTTCTTCAGAGATCATGTCACCCTGAGCGTAACCTAAGTCACGCGCCACACCCGGATTAATAATTACGAAAGTCTCGTAATAAACAATCTTATCCAGGTTCTTGGAAGACATTCCAAGAAGGTAAGCGATCTTGTTTGGAAGTGATTTGAAATACCAAATATGTACTACAGGAACGGTAAGGGTAATATGGCCCATGCGCTCACGGCGTACTGCCTTACGGGTAACTTCCACACCGCAACGGTCGCAGATGATACCTTTATAGCGAATACGCTTGTATTTACCACAATGGCATTCGTAATCTTTTACCGGGCCGAAGATCTTTTCACAGAAAAGACCATCCATTTCCGGCTTAAAAGTTCGATAGTTTATTGTCTCAGGAGTCAAGACTTCGCCGTGAGAACGAGATAAAATCGTTTCCGCGGAAGCAAGGGATACCCCAATGCTGTCAAAGTCTTTGGTGACTGTTAATGTCTTAGTTACTGGCAAGGATGTTCCTCCAAATTATTAACAGTGAAATTATTCAATGTGCATTTCAAGGCCGAGACCCATAAGCTCTCGTAATAGTACCTTGAATGATTCGGGCACGTCACCATCGGGCAGGTTCTCACCTTTCACGATAGCTTCATACACTTTAGAGCGCCCTTTTACGTCATCACTTTTTACAGTGAGCATTTCTTTGAGGATACTGGATGCACCATAAGCATATAGTGCCCAAACCTCCATCTCTCCAAGTCGCTGGCCACCAAACTGAGCTTTACCGCCCAATGGTTGCTGCGTAATAAGTGAGTATGGCCCGATAGAACGAGAGTGCATCTTGTCCTGAATCAGGTGATTCAATTTCAACATATAGATATAACCTACTGTTGTTTTCTGTGCAAAAGGTTCGCCTGTTCGTCCGTCATAAAGATTTACGCGGCCGTCTTCAGGTAACCCGGCTTCTCTTAATTGCTCTTTTACTTCATCCATGGAAGCACCGTCAAAAATAGGAGATGCAAATGTCACGCCCATTTTCTTAGCTGCCCATCCAAGAATGGTTTCATAAATCTGGCCAAGGTTCATACGAGAAGGTACGCCCAATGGGTTTAGACAAATGTCTACCGGGGTACCGTCTTCCATGAATGGCATGTCTTCGGCAGGTACGATTTTAGCAACCACACCTTTGTTACCGTGACGACCGGCCATCTTATCACCCACTTTCAGCTTACGCTTTTTAGCCACATAAACTTTTGCTTTCTGGATGATTCCCGGCGGGAGTTCATCTCCTACCTGGATGGCAAATTTACGACGCTTGGCTTCGGTGTCAATTTCACGACGAAGCTCGCGATAGTTGGCAAACAATTTCTTAACCATCTTAACCAGCTCACCATCAGTGGCCCAGTCGATGTTTTCGTTAATGTTTACCGGATCAATTTCTTCAAATACGGATTTCTTGTATTTCTCGCCTTTCGGAATCAGCTCTACATTGCTGTAGTCTAATACACCCGGGGAAGTTTTATCACGCAGCAAGGAATACATCTTATCTGCCCAAAGCTGGTTCAATTCAGCCAGTTTTTGTGCATGACGTTCTTCTTCTTGCTCAACGCGTTTTTTCTCTTCTTTTCGAGAAATTAATTCATCACGTTTTCGGCTAAAGAGCTTGGTATCAATTACCGTACCCTCAACACTTGGAGGTACTTTCAGAGATGCATCTTTTACATCGCCTGCTTTATCTCCAAAGATAGCACGCAGTAATTTTTCTTCCGGTGTAGGATCTGTTTCTCCTTTCGGAGTAATTTTACCTACCAGAATATCACCGTGCTGAATTTTAGCACCAATACGAATAATACCACGCTCATCAAGATCAGAGGTAGCTTCTTCGCTTACGTTTGGAATTTCACGAGTCAATTCTTCTTCACCTCGTTTGGTGTCACGAACTTGTTGTTCGAACTCCGTCACGTGAATAGAAGTGTAAATATCTTCTTGAACGATGCGCTCACTCACTACAATAGCATCCTCAAAGTTATATCCTCTCCATGGCATAAATGCCACAAGCAAGTTACGACCCAGGGCTAATTCGCCTTTATCTGTAGAGCAGCCATCGGCCAATGCCTGACCTGCTTTCACTTTATCACCGATTTTAACAACAGGACGCTGGTTTATGGTAGTATCCTGGTTAGTACGGATGAATTTATTGAGCTTGTATGATTTTACACCGCCATCGAAATAGCAATTTTGCTCTTCTTCAGTACGGTTATACTTCACTCTAATTTCTGTAGCACTTACGTACACTACTTCACCATCCGCATCGGCAGTAATAATAGCGCGTGAGTCACGTGCTGCACGTTGCTCCAAACCGGTTCCCACAACAGGGGCTTCCGGACGTAAAAGAGGAACGGCCTGACGCTGCATGTTCGAGCCCATTAAGGCACGGTTAGCATCATCATGTTCAATAAAAGGAATGAGGGCCGCTGCCAGAGATGTAATCTGGTTTGTGGCAACATCCATATATTCAATTTCTTCAGGCTTCACTCGCAGGTAGTTACCTTCGCGGGTTCTGGAGAAAATGGCTTCCGTTTCAAACATACCCTTGTCATCAAGTTCGGCATTTGCCTGGGCAATAACGGTTTCATCCTCCTGTTCTGCCGCCAAATATTCTACATCTTTGGAAACCTTACCGTCTTTTACTTTACGATATGGCGTTTCAATAAATCCAAAGTCATTTACTTTAGCATGAACGCAAAGAGATGAAATCAATCCAATATTCGGACCTTCCGGTGTTTCAATCGGACATAGGCGGCCATAGTGAGTATAGTGAACGTCACGAACCTCAAAACCGGCTCGCTCACGTGTCAATCCACCCGGACCCAAGGCCGACATACGGCGCTTGTGAGTTAACTCAGCAATTGGATTGGTTTGATCCATAAACTGCGAAAGCTGGTTGGTTCCGAAGAAAGTATTAATGACGCTTGAAATCGTACGTGCATTCACCAAATCCTGCGGAGTCAATTGCTCAGCATCTCGAGAGTTCATACGCTCACGAATGGTACGTGCCATGCGAGCCAGGCCAATTGCAAACTGTTGGCCAAGCTGTTCACCTACAGTACGTACACGGCGATTACTTAAGTGATCAATATCATCCACCTGAGATTTCATGTTCTTCAGGCGAATCACTTCTTTCACAATAGCCACAATATCTTCTTTAGTCAGGTATTGAAGCGTATTTTCTTGATCCATCTTCAGGCGCTTGTTCAGTCGGTATCGGCCAACTTCACCAAGATCATATTTCTTGTCGCTGAAGAATAACCGTTCTAAGATAGAACGTGCAGTTTCAGGATCAGGCATTTCACCAGATCTGATTTGCTGATAAATTTCTCCGAGTGCAGAAGATTCATCATACGTAGGATCTTTGCGAAGCGTATTCATCATTACGGAACGCTCAGACTCTTCAGCAGTAATTTTCTGTACAAGAACTTTCTTTACTTCTGCATCCTTAAGTGAGCCGTAATCATCTTCTGTTAATTCATGATCGCGCTCGAAAATAATTTGTCGGTTGAGAGCTTCGGTAACTTCACCGGTCTCATCATCAACAACTTCTTCCATGCTCTCTACAACAATATTCTCAGCAAGTCTCTTACCTACCAACTTCTTCTTGTAGTCTGCTTTAGTACCAAATTTAATTTCTTCAGACAGCTCAAATAAGCTCAACAGTTCAATATCTGAAGAATATCCAAGTGCTCTCAGCAAGGTGGTAGCAGGTACTTTTTTCTTACGATCGATGTAAGCCCAAAGCACGTCACGGATATCAGTGGTAAATTCAATCCAAGAACCCTTGAATGGAATAACACGTGCGGAATAAAGTTGTGTTCCGTTTGGATGTACATTTTGTCCAAAGAATACACCGGGTGAACGGTGAAGCTGACTTACGATAACTCGCTCAGCACCGTTTACGATAAATGTTCCACGATTTGTCATCCAGGGCAGGTCTCCTAAAAATACTTCCTGCTCAATAGTTTCGCTGGCTTCATCGCTATCATCAACAGATGATAACCTTAGTTTTGCTTTAAGCGGAACGGAATATGTTAAGCCACGATCTTGGCATTCAGATTCAGTATATCTGGGGACATCCACGTTATAGTAAAGAAATTCAAGGATGTGAGTCTCCCGACTGTCCTGAATAGGAAAATTTTCATTAAAAATTCGTTGTAGTCCTTGATTTTCTCGCTCGTTAGGAGCAATATCAAGTTGTACAAATTTTTCGAATGACTCTAATTGGATATCCAGAAAATCCGGGTAATCCAGTACATG from Gracilimonas sp. harbors:
- the rpoC gene encoding DNA-directed RNA polymerase subunit beta' produces the protein MPVTKTLTVTKDFDSIGVSLASAETILSRSHGEVLTPETINYRTFKPEMDGLFCEKIFGPVKDYECHCGKYKRIRYKGIICDRCGVEVTRKAVRRERMGHITLTVPVVHIWYFKSLPNKIAYLLGMSSKNLDKIVYYETFVIINPGVARDLGYAQGDMISEEEKWDILEQLPEENQELDDDDDDKFIVKEGADALQALLSDLDLDELAYQLRYEVKNETSQMRKKKKLKRLQVIESFRAANQHTENRPEWMVQGVIPVIPPELRPLVPLEGGRFATSDLNDLYRRVIIRNNRLKRLIDIKAPDVILRNEKRMLQEAVDSLYDNSRKSNAVRNNNRPLKSLSDMLKGKSGRFRQNLLGKRVDYSGRSVIVVGPELKMHECGLPKEMAVELYKPFIIRRLIERGYVKTVKSAKKVVDRRDAVVWEVLENVIDGHPVMLNRAPTLHRLGIQAFQPVLIEEKAIRLHPLACTAFNADFDGDQMAVHLPLSHDAVIEASVLMLGSHNILSPANGGPIAVPSQDMILGLYYLTKPDDGRKGEGKTFSSPEEVLVAFDQGQIDGHAKINVRIPVVNEEGETEYEVIKTSTGRVIFNEIVPKEIPFINKTLGKKELRNLIGEIHGVVGTAKTARFLDDMKKLGYEEATIGGLSFSLDDIIIPDEKGKLIDKAKSEVTDVQGRYEMGFITDNERYNQVIDKWTSTTNRVSETLFTALQNDRNGFNPVYMMADSGARGSKEQIRQLGGMRGLMAKPQKSSMQQGNEVIENPILSSFKEGLTVLEYFISTHGARKGLADTALKTADAGYLTRRLVDVSQDVIINERDCGTLRGIKMTALKDNEDIIESLEDRILGRVSLHDIYDPISDEQICEANQVIDETVAQKIAETSIDEVEIRSVLTCETPRGVCAKCYGRDLARGTVVEKGEAVGVIAAQSIGEPGTQLTLRTFHVGGTASRLEAESQHKTKFEGKVEFENVRVVVYNDGEEDHNVVLSRAGEIKIVNDEGKVLINYNVPYGSEMLVEEGDVVPKGAVLCKWDPYNALIFSEIDGTVEYKDIIDGVTSSDDTDAQTGHREKVITDSKDRSLVPTLVIKGTKDRIRESTLPVDTHIAVEDGAKVEAGQVIAKIPRVASKSKDITAGLPRITELFEARSPSEPAVVSEIDGIVEMGGRKRGSQEVFVKSKDGTDEKKYLISLSKHILVQSNDFVKAGQPLSDGTIPAQDILNILGPYAVQSYLVNEIQEVYRLQGVKINDKHIEVIVRTMMQKVEITDPGDTMFLEGDKVDRFEVNDRNDELIGKFVVTNPGGSELKKGTILDRREVRDQNNQLIKDGKEELETREAEPAISKPILLGITRAALSTDSWLSAASFQETTKVLTQASIEAKKDFLRGLKENVVVGHKVPAGTGLRDYEDIVVGSKKDMEEGDEEIAKVFEELGGSENGEGETAEAED
- the rpoB gene encoding DNA-directed RNA polymerase subunit beta, with the protein product MQTIPNTERLSFGKTKHVLDYPDFLDIQLESFEKFVQLDIAPNERENQGLQRIFNENFPIQDSRETHILEFLYYNVDVPRYTESECQDRGLTYSVPLKAKLRLSSVDDSDEASETIEQEVFLGDLPWMTNRGTFIVNGAERVIVSQLHRSPGVFFGQNVHPNGTQLYSARVIPFKGSWIEFTTDIRDVLWAYIDRKKKVPATTLLRALGYSSDIELLSLFELSEEIKFGTKADYKKKLVGKRLAENIVVESMEEVVDDETGEVTEALNRQIIFERDHELTEDDYGSLKDAEVKKVLVQKITAEESERSVMMNTLRKDPTYDESSALGEIYQQIRSGEMPDPETARSILERLFFSDKKYDLGEVGRYRLNKRLKMDQENTLQYLTKEDIVAIVKEVIRLKNMKSQVDDIDHLSNRRVRTVGEQLGQQFAIGLARMARTIRERMNSRDAEQLTPQDLVNARTISSVINTFFGTNQLSQFMDQTNPIAELTHKRRMSALGPGGLTRERAGFEVRDVHYTHYGRLCPIETPEGPNIGLISSLCVHAKVNDFGFIETPYRKVKDGKVSKDVEYLAAEQEDETVIAQANAELDDKGMFETEAIFSRTREGNYLRVKPEEIEYMDVATNQITSLAAALIPFIEHDDANRALMGSNMQRQAVPLLRPEAPVVGTGLEQRAARDSRAIITADADGEVVYVSATEIRVKYNRTEEEQNCYFDGGVKSYKLNKFIRTNQDTTINQRPVVKIGDKVKAGQALADGCSTDKGELALGRNLLVAFMPWRGYNFEDAIVVSERIVQEDIYTSIHVTEFEQQVRDTKRGEEELTREIPNVSEEATSDLDERGIIRIGAKIQHGDILVGKITPKGETDPTPEEKLLRAIFGDKAGDVKDASLKVPPSVEGTVIDTKLFSRKRDELISRKEEKKRVEQEEERHAQKLAELNQLWADKMYSLLRDKTSPGVLDYSNVELIPKGEKYKKSVFEEIDPVNINENIDWATDGELVKMVKKLFANYRELRREIDTEAKRRKFAIQVGDELPPGIIQKAKVYVAKKRKLKVGDKMAGRHGNKGVVAKIVPAEDMPFMEDGTPVDICLNPLGVPSRMNLGQIYETILGWAAKKMGVTFASPIFDGASMDEVKEQLREAGLPEDGRVNLYDGRTGEPFAQKTTVGYIYMLKLNHLIQDKMHSRSIGPYSLITQQPLGGKAQFGGQRLGEMEVWALYAYGASSILKEMLTVKSDDVKGRSKVYEAIVKGENLPDGDVPESFKVLLRELMGLGLEMHIE